CCTTCCGCGCCACCCTGACCGTGGTGCTCGTGCTGACCATCGCGGCCGTCCTGCTGTCGGTGATCGCCCCGCGGGTGCTCGGCACCGCGGTCGACGAGATCTACGCGGGGGTCGTCGGGCAGCGTCCGATCGCCTTCGGTGAGGTCGGACGCATCCTCGCAATCGTCACCGGTCTCTACCTGTGCGCCGCGCTCGCCCAACTGGTGCAGGGGTTCCTGCTCGCCAAGGTGGTGCAGCGCACCGTCCAGCGGTTGCGCGACGAGGTCGAGGCGAAGGTCAACCGGCTGCCGCTGGCCTACCTCGACGGGCAACCGCGTGGCGAGATGCTGTCGCGCGTCACCAACGACATCGACAACGTCGGCCAGTCGATGCAACAGACGATCAGCCAGCTGCTGTTCAACGGGCTGACCGTCATCGGCGTCGTCGTCATGATGATCTCGATCTCGTGGTGGCTGACGATCGTGGCGGTGCTCGCGGTGCCGGTCGTGATGCTGGTGACCGCGCGGGTGATGAAGAAGTCGCAGGGTCTGTTCGTGCAGCAGTGGCAGCACACCGGAGCGCTCAACGCTCAGATCGAGGAGACCTACTCGGCCCACGAACTGGTCAAGGTGTTCGGCCGCGGCCCGCAGGTGCAGGCCGCGTTCGCTGCGAAGAACGACGAACTCACCGGGGTCAGCTGGAAGGCGCAGTTCATCAGCGGCCTGGTGATGCCGATCATGATGTTCGTCGGCAACCTGCAGTACGTCATCGTCTGTGTGCTCGGCGGACTGCAGGTGGCGAACGGCGGGATGTCGCTGGGGCAGGTCACCGCGTTCATCCAGTACTCGCGGCAGTTCACCCAACCGATCACCCAACTCGCCTCGATGGTCAACCTGCTGCAGTCGGGTGTCGCTTCGGCCGAGCGGGTGTTCGAGGTGCTCGATGCGCCCGAGGAGCCGGCCGACGCGGCCGGCTCGCTGCCGCCGGCGCGCGGCCGGGTCACCTTCGAGGACGTCTCGTTCTCCTACTCCGCCGAGCCCGGCGCGCAGCCGCTGATCGAAGACCTCAACCTCTCGGTCGAACCCGGCCAGACCGTCGCGATCGTCGGCCCGACCGGCGCCGGCAAAACCACGCTGGTCAACCTCATCATGCGGTTCTACGACGTGCGCACCGGACGGATCACGCTGGACGGCACGGACATTCGCGATGTGCCGCGATCGCAGCTGCGGTCGCGGATCGGGATGGTGCTGCAGGACACCTGGCTGTTCCACGGCACGATCGGCGACAACATCGCCTACGGCAACCCGGACGCGTCCGACGAAGACGTGCTGGAGGCGGCGCAGGCGACCTTCGTCGACCGGTTCGTGCACTCGTTGCCCGACGGCTACGACACGATCGTCGACGAGGACGGCACCAACGTGTCGGTCGGCGAACGTCAGCTCATCACGATCGCCCGCGCGTTCGTGGCCGATCCGGCGCTGTTGATCCTCGACGAGGCGACCTCCTCGGTCGACACCCGCACCGAGGTGCTCGTGCAGCACGCGATGGCCGCGCTGCGGGCGCACCGCACGAGCTTCGTCATCGCCCACCGGCTGTCGACGATCCGCGACGCCGACGTGATCCTGGTGATGGACCAGGGGCGCATCGTCGAGCAGGGCAACCACGAGTCGCTGCTCGCCGCCGGCGGTGTGTACGCCGACCTGTACGCCTCGCAGTTCGAGGGCGTCGCGACCTGACCCCCGAGCCACCCCGTCCGGCGGGTCAGGCGCCGACGACCCACTCGGCGTAGAAAAACCCGAGCCCGGCGGCCACGCACACCCCGCAGATGATCCAGAACCGGATCGTCACGGTGATCTGGGGCCAGCCGAGCATCTCGAAGTGGTGGTGGATCGGGGTGATCCGGAACAGCCGCTTGCCGACCCCGCCGTTGCTGCGCTTGGTGGCCTTGAAGTAACTCACCTGCAGGATGACCGACATCGTCTCGAACACGAAGAGTCCACCGAGCACGATCATCAGCAGCTCCGTCCGGGTGGTGATCGCCAGCCCCGCCAGTGCCGCCCCCCAGCCCGAGAGAACCGGTGTCTCCCATGAAGATTCGCGCCGGGGAGGCGTTCCACCACAGGAAGCCGAAGCAGGCACCCATGACGCACGCTGCCACCAGGGCGAGGTCGAGCGGGTCACGCACGGTGTAGCACTTGCTCGATCCGACGAACTGGCAGTTCTGGTTGAACTGCCAGACCCCGATGAGCACGTACGACCCGAACACCATGGCGCAGGCTCCGGCCGCCTGCCCGTCGAGCCCGTCGGTGAGGTTCACGCCGTTGCTGGCGCCGGCGATCATCACGTTGGCCCACGCGACGAACAGCACCACGCCGAGCACCGTCCCGCCGACCGCGAGGTCGACCCAGGTGTCGCGCACGAACGAGACACGAAAGCTCGCCGGTGCCACCCCGTCGCGGTCGAACCGGGTCGCGAGCACCGCGAAGACGACGGCGACCACCGTCTGACCGACGAGCTTCTGGCGTGAGGTGAGGCCGAGCGAGCGTTCGTGGGTGATCTTGGTCCAGTCGTCGAGGAACCCGACGAACCCGATGCCGACCATCAGGAACAGCACCAACAATCCGGACGCGGTCGGCGGCGCCCAAGTGACGAGGTGGGCGAGGGCGTAGCCGAGCAGGGTGCCGCCGATGATGACGATGCCGCCCATCTGCGGCGTGCCCTTCTTGGTGTGATGGGTGGTCGGACCGTCGTCGCGCACGAACTGGCCCCAGCCGCGACGGGTGGCGATCCGGATGAAGTAGCGGGTGCCGATCAGCACGCTGAGCACGGCTACGAGCGTGCCGATGGGAATGAGCTTCACGGCGAAGCATGCTCGCTCGGATCGACGGACTCGGCCATGGGTACATCTGCCCGCCCGCTCCCTCCGCAGACGCCGCACCTCCTGGCAGACGCTGCTGTTGCAACCGCAGCTGCCGGTGAGCGCAGCGTTTGCGGGTGGGGCTGACGCGGGTCAGGCGGGCGGGCGTTGCAGGTGGTAGTCCTCGATGCTGCCGGAGGTGCCGGTGAAGAACGGGCTGTCGTAGAACGCTCGGACGTCGGTGTCGCTACTGCTCGCCGGCGCCCAGTCGTGGGCCGACTGGGCGTATCGCCCGGCCTCGTGCACCGCGATCGGGTTGCTGTCGTCGCCGTCGCGGGGCCGCGGGTCGCCGGTGATGCCGACGCGGTTCATCGCGTCGGGCGGGCCTTGCGTGTCGAGCCGAGGGACGGGGTCGGCGCGGTGGGCCAGATCGAGCGACGTGACTGCGGACGGCAGCGCGATCCGCGACACGGGGGAGCCGGCGGTGACCACGTGGGTGACGTTGAAGGTGCGCCGGAACTTCGGGTCCTGCGCCATCCGGGTGGCCACGATGCCGCCCTGGCTGTGCCCGGCCAGCAGCACCGGCTCGCTGCCCGGGGTCACCCCGTGCTTGCGCATCGACATCCGCAGTGCCCGCTCGATCGCCGGGTAGAGGGAGCTCGGCAGCCCGGCGATCGCGGCCAGGTTGGCGGTCGCATCGCTCGGCTGCGCCGGACTCTTCGGCGACCAGTCCTGGGTGCCCGGCACTTCGACGATCCAGGAGCCCCGGCCAGTCGCATCGACGACCCGGCGCA
This genomic stretch from Calidifontibacter indicus harbors:
- a CDS encoding ABC transporter ATP-binding protein; this translates as MSEKTNQTARRPMRRGGGPGMGVGMGEKTMDFKGSGKRLLGRLRPFRATLTVVLVLTIAAVLLSVIAPRVLGTAVDEIYAGVVGQRPIAFGEVGRILAIVTGLYLCAALAQLVQGFLLAKVVQRTVQRLRDEVEAKVNRLPLAYLDGQPRGEMLSRVTNDIDNVGQSMQQTISQLLFNGLTVIGVVVMMISISWWLTIVAVLAVPVVMLVTARVMKKSQGLFVQQWQHTGALNAQIEETYSAHELVKVFGRGPQVQAAFAAKNDELTGVSWKAQFISGLVMPIMMFVGNLQYVIVCVLGGLQVANGGMSLGQVTAFIQYSRQFTQPITQLASMVNLLQSGVASAERVFEVLDAPEEPADAAGSLPPARGRVTFEDVSFSYSAEPGAQPLIEDLNLSVEPGQTVAIVGPTGAGKTTLVNLIMRFYDVRTGRITLDGTDIRDVPRSQLRSRIGMVLQDTWLFHGTIGDNIAYGNPDASDEDVLEAAQATFVDRFVHSLPDGYDTIVDEDGTNVSVGERQLITIARAFVADPALLILDEATSSVDTRTEVLVQHAMAALRAHRTSFVIAHRLSTIRDADVILVMDQGRIVEQGNHESLLAAGGVYADLYASQFEGVAT